In one window of Hyla sarda isolate aHylSar1 chromosome 1, aHylSar1.hap1, whole genome shotgun sequence DNA:
- the LOC130298362 gene encoding uncharacterized protein LOC130298362 isoform X2: protein MERVDPVPVLQSGTSSTPAVVPAQMVPGLPEVVPNCRAGGSVMPAFGLGPSDRRLMPLLKSSMAASTWSGHDPPGLRLCSWAIPIFTRRHRGLTAVPGGDRWALIRSMPNGMRGIPGMRWPQVLLEAVDISGRFQSGVVLVVHAAGNDQCFTRVPELITVMKADVERLGDFFSEMVLVWSEIVPRVKRGPEMRRPSSSHAA from the exons ATGGAGCGAGTGGACCCAGTTCCCGTACTGCAGAGCGGAACTTCATCAACTCCAGCGGTGGTTCCTGCGCAGATGG TTCCAGGACTTCCGGAGGTTGTGCCCAACTGCAGAGCTGGAGGGTCGGTCATGCCCGCCTTTGGTTTGGGGCCCAGTGACCGGAGATTGATGCCTCTGCTGAAGTCTTCAATGGCGGCTTCCACCTGGTCCGGACACG atcCTCCGGGGCTACGGTTGTGTTCTTGGGCCATTCCTATTTTCACCAGGCGGCACAGAGGGCTGACTGCCGTCCCCGGGGGAGATCGCTGGGCTCTCATCAGATCGATGCCCAATGGAATGCGTGGAATTCCTGGCATGCGGTGGCCTCAGGTGCTCTTGGAAGCGGTGGACATTTCCGGCAGGTTCCAATCTGGTGTGGTCTTAGTAGTTCATGCGGCTGGCAATGACCAGTGCTTCACCAGGGTCCCTGAATTGATCACCGTCATGAAGGCGGATGTGGAGCGGCTTGGGGATTTTTTCTCCGAGATGGTTTTAGTCTGGTCGGAGATTGTTCCGAGGGTCAAACGGGGGCCAGAGATGCGGAGGCCATCGAGCAGTCATGCCGCTTAG
- the LOC130298362 gene encoding uncharacterized protein LOC130298362 isoform X1 has product MERVDPVPVLQSGTSSTPAVVPAQMVPGLPEVVPNCRAGGSVMPAFGLGPSDRRLMPLLKSSMAASTWSGHGKAWADWCLLVAGRNVAECLDTRLAVTVDYLLLLRSANLSALVARRRLSGVSFYFRLLGWEDVTKRFLIQQSLKGWQRTHVRKDLRRPVSYALLVSLLQAAASCCSSAFEATLYSAAFCVAFFGALQVGELVPSSKQGPGGLFFDDVVCSNGVLQLRIRCSKADQVGQGAWIRLQSVDGQACPVRAVNDYLLVRVSGVHFFTHADCSLTRYQFQALFKLCLQCVGAPPSEFGTHSFRIGAATEASWAWLSVADIQRIGRWRSACYAGYVRPELLL; this is encoded by the exons ATGGAGCGAGTGGACCCAGTTCCCGTACTGCAGAGCGGAACTTCATCAACTCCAGCGGTGGTTCCTGCGCAGATGG TTCCAGGACTTCCGGAGGTTGTGCCCAACTGCAGAGCTGGAGGGTCGGTCATGCCCGCCTTTGGTTTGGGGCCCAGTGACCGGAGATTGATGCCTCTGCTGAAGTCTTCAATGGCGGCTTCCACCTGGTCCGGACACGGTAAGGCATGGGCTGACTGGTGTTTGTTGGTGGCTGGGCGCAATGTGGCGGAGTGCCTGGATACGAGATTGGCTGTCACGGTGGACTATTTGCTGTTATTGCGCTCTGCTAATTTATCTGCTTTGGTTGCGCGGCGCAGGCTGTCAGGGGTTAGTTTTTATTTTCGTCTGCTGGGTTGGGAGGATGTTACAAAACGTTTTTTGATTCAGCAATCGCTGAAGGGCTGGCAGCGGACTCATGTACGCAAGGACCTGCGGCGTCCGGTTTCTTATGCCCTCCTTGTGTCGCTTTTGCAGGCTGCTGCTAGCTGCTGCTCTTCCGCTTTTGAGGCTACGCTTTACTCGGCGGCTTTTTGTGTTGCTTTTTTCGGGGCTCTGCAGGTTGGGGAACTGGTTCCATCCTCTAAGCAGGGCCCTGGCGGATTGTTTTTCGATGATGTTGTCTGCTCTAATGGGGTTTTACAGCTGCGCATTCGCTGCTCGAAGGCTGATCAGGTTGGACAGGGTGCTTGGATCCGCCTGCAGTCGGTCGATGGCCAGGCCTGCCCGGTACGGGCGGTCAATGATTACTTGTTGGTTCGGGTTTCGGGTGTTCATTTTTTCACTCATGCTGACTGTTCTTTAACTCGCTACCAGTTTCAGGCGTTGTTTAAGCTGTGTTTGCAGTGTGTGGGTGCCCCCCCTTCCGAATTTGGAACGCATTCTTTTCGGATCGGGGCAGCGACTGAGGCGTCGTGGGCCTGGCTGTCTGTGGCTGATATTCAGCGAATTGGGCGCTGGCGCTCAGCTTGCTATGCTGGTTACGTGCGTCCTGAATTGCTGCTCTGA
- the LOC130298348 gene encoding gastrula zinc finger protein XlCGF17.1-like — protein MKEEETDVSSDEQYKEDVPTEKDLNYINATDIKEEEETDVSGDEQYKEDIPKDSCSRRSEENLISSDYKADDDITQDTYEEHSIIPDTPSALHSQGLILIYRSDPYIQVLSSHSSQDVLEKKRKNQYLCLECGKCFTTKSNLLQHQRIHTGEKPFSCAECGKCFTKKINLVNHQRTHTGEKPFSCSECGKYFNDKSNLIQHQRIHTGEKPFLCSECGKCFTHQRSLKRHLRMHTGEKPFSCSECEKCFTNQPSLKNHLRIHTGEKPFSCSECGKCFTQKSGLVLHQRTHTGEEPYSCSVCRKCFSLKSSFNRHLSEHLEGVLMPCSCPECGKCFTGKLTLMTHLRSHRVESNK, from the exons atgaaggaagaagagacagatgtgagcagtgatgagcagtataaggaggacgttCCTACTGAGAAAGATCTgaactatattaatgctacagacataaaggaagaagaagagacagatgtgagcggtgatgagcagtataaggaggacattcctaaag attcttgtagcaggagatcagaggagaatcttatatcttcagattataaagcagatgatgatatcacacaagatacatatgaagaacattccattatcccagatacaccctcagcccttcacagccaaggtCTGATCCTTATATACAGATctgatccttatatacaggtcctatcttctcattcatcacaggatgttctggaaaaaaaaaggaagaatcaATAtttatgtttagaatgtgggaaatgttttactacgaAATCAAATCTTcttcaacatcaaagaattcatacaggagagaagccattttcatgtgcagaatgtgggaaatgttttactaagaaaatAAATCTTGTtaatcatcaaagaactcacacaggggagaagccattttcatgttcagaatgtgggaaatattttaaTGACAAATCAaatcttattcaacatcaaagaattcatacaggagagaagccatttttatgttcagaatgtggaaaatgtttcactCATCAGCGAAGCCTTAAAAGACATCTAAGAatgcacacaggggagaagccattttcatgttcagaatgtgagaaatgctTTACTAATCAGCCAAGCCTTAAAAATcatctaagaattcacacaggggagaagcctttttcatgttcagaatgtgggaaatgttttactcagaaatcaggtcttgttcttcatcaaagaactcacacaggggaggagccatattcatgctcagtatGTAGAAAATGTTTTTCTCTTAAGTCAAGTTTTAATAGACATCTAAGTGAACACTTAGAAGGTGTGCTCATGCCGtgttcatgtccagaatgtgggaaatgttttactgggaAATTAACACTTATGACACATCTAAGAAGTCACAGAGTAgagagcaataaatga